The following are from one region of the Paenibacillus sp. KS-LC4 genome:
- a CDS encoding NUDIX hydrolase, with protein sequence MNHSSNTQWLDWVKRVQALAQNGLAYSENAFDIERYEELRAISVDMLAYATGIEREQLRHTFASDTGYATPKVGIRGVVFQENRVLMIKEKQDQAWALPGGWADVGISPSEVAVKEIWEESGYKVKPKRLLAVLDKKKHEHPPDIYHIYDLFIECEIIGGEAAIGPETTDVGFFSEDALPLLSVQRNTERQIRMMFEFLKQPNKTVILD encoded by the coding sequence ATGAATCATTCGTCAAATACGCAGTGGCTGGATTGGGTCAAACGGGTTCAAGCCCTTGCCCAGAACGGGCTTGCCTACTCGGAAAATGCTTTCGATATCGAGCGCTATGAGGAGCTTCGCGCAATTTCTGTGGATATGCTCGCATACGCCACTGGCATAGAGCGGGAACAGCTAAGGCATACTTTTGCCAGCGATACGGGTTATGCGACGCCGAAGGTCGGCATTCGCGGCGTTGTTTTTCAGGAGAATCGCGTGCTAATGATTAAGGAGAAGCAGGATCAGGCATGGGCGCTGCCGGGAGGCTGGGCGGATGTAGGCATTTCTCCTTCCGAGGTGGCGGTGAAGGAAATTTGGGAGGAATCCGGCTATAAGGTCAAGCCCAAGCGGCTGCTGGCGGTGTTGGACAAAAAGAAGCATGAGCATCCGCCGGATATTTATCATATTTATGATCTGTTTATTGAATGTGAGATCATTGGCGGAGAAGCCGCGATTGGACCGGAGACGACCGATGTAGGCTTTTTCTCAGAGGATGCGCTTCCTCTGTTATCGGTGCAGCGCAATACCGAGCGGCAAATTAGAATGATGTTTGAATTTTTGAAGCAGCCGAATAAAACGGTCATATTGGATTAG
- a CDS encoding ABC transporter substrate-binding protein: MKHKEHYISLLLSLPGKQHKGTTIPITISELTEVLNCTPRNVKLVLRRLVEEGFVAWSAGVGRGHISQLTVIRGLEDVLTEHFNELLAKGKMKEAIDFISSHELPSALRDKLRAMLENRMGFQLEQAGAANLDVLRVTVTRKLGIFDPAFAFTVTEVFLLEQLYSRLIDFDSAAQRFLPSLAHAWESNDDYTAWTFYLRKGVRFHHGLLLTAEDVRFTLERLREVNSPSCWQYEDIADIEIVSDYCLVFRLRQPNPFLLHFLSCATMSILPHDVAFSEQKLLGTGAFKLVENAAQVLRLEAFDHYFRERAWLDLVEIWHIPSDAPRERQFSLPHMDAASGDHAAENNRAMDSLLDGCRYLIFNFNIPGIQHHSSFRQALRLLLDRKLLIAELGGNRAVPANSFLVASSELASYESGSLADAEALLRDSGYAGEVIKLYHHGRPVEQQDMLWLQQRAAAIGLRLKLNPYVIAEVSPQKLAQAAHLMLATEILENDTEVGLLRLFYNEDSNLQHFLTTEQQAQLRSILARYVSLPSAAERSQIVAEAEQGLRQDNWLLYLYHSRFQTQLPLALQGLAIDSFGWLDFSKLWIKK; this comes from the coding sequence ATGAAACATAAGGAGCATTATATTAGCCTGCTGTTATCGCTGCCTGGCAAACAGCATAAAGGCACAACGATACCGATTACGATCAGCGAGCTGACGGAGGTGCTGAACTGTACGCCTCGCAACGTCAAGCTTGTACTGCGCAGGCTGGTGGAGGAAGGCTTTGTCGCATGGAGCGCAGGGGTGGGGCGCGGTCATATTTCGCAATTAACGGTTATCCGCGGGCTGGAGGATGTGCTGACGGAGCATTTTAACGAGCTGCTGGCGAAGGGGAAAATGAAGGAGGCTATTGATTTCATCTCCAGCCATGAGCTGCCTTCTGCCTTGCGCGACAAGCTGCGCGCCATGCTTGAAAATCGTATGGGCTTCCAGCTGGAGCAGGCTGGTGCCGCTAATCTTGATGTGCTTCGGGTGACCGTGACGAGAAAGCTCGGCATCTTCGACCCGGCTTTTGCTTTTACCGTTACCGAGGTGTTTCTGCTTGAGCAGCTCTACAGCCGCCTGATCGACTTTGATTCGGCGGCGCAGCGCTTCCTTCCTTCGCTTGCTCATGCTTGGGAAAGCAATGACGACTACACGGCATGGACCTTTTATTTGCGCAAAGGAGTCCGATTCCATCATGGACTGCTCCTAACAGCGGAGGATGTGCGGTTCACACTGGAGCGTTTGCGTGAGGTAAATTCTCCCTCCTGCTGGCAATACGAGGATATTGCCGACATTGAGATCGTCAGCGATTATTGTCTAGTGTTCAGGCTGCGGCAGCCAAACCCGTTTCTGCTGCATTTTCTCAGCTGCGCGACTATGTCGATCTTGCCGCATGATGTGGCATTTTCCGAGCAGAAGCTGCTTGGGACAGGGGCCTTCAAGCTGGTGGAAAATGCGGCGCAGGTGCTGCGGCTTGAAGCCTTTGACCACTATTTTCGCGAGCGGGCCTGGCTTGACCTTGTGGAAATTTGGCATATTCCTTCAGATGCCCCGAGGGAGCGGCAATTTTCCTTGCCGCATATGGATGCCGCATCCGGAGATCATGCTGCGGAAAATAATAGAGCGATGGATTCCTTGCTTGATGGCTGCCGTTATTTAATTTTCAACTTCAACATTCCGGGCATCCAGCATCACTCCTCTTTCCGCCAAGCGCTGCGGCTGCTGCTTGACCGCAAGCTGCTTATTGCGGAGCTCGGAGGAAATCGTGCCGTGCCCGCAAACAGCTTTCTTGTCGCTAGCAGCGAGCTGGCTTCCTATGAATCTGGCTCGCTTGCTGATGCAGAGGCGCTGCTGCGGGATAGCGGCTATGCCGGAGAAGTCATTAAGCTGTATCATCACGGCAGGCCTGTTGAGCAGCAGGACATGCTTTGGCTGCAGCAGCGAGCAGCTGCCATTGGCCTTCGCCTGAAGCTTAATCCTTATGTCATTGCAGAGGTCTCGCCACAAAAGCTCGCGCAAGCTGCTCATTTGATGCTGGCAACTGAGATACTGGAAAATGATACAGAAGTCGGCCTGCTTCGGCTTTTCTATAATGAAGACAGCAATTTGCAGCATTTTCTGACGACGGAGCAGCAAGCGCAGCTGCGGAGCATCCTCGCCCGCTACGTCAGCCTCCCTTCCGCAGCCGAGCGCTCCCAAATTGTAGCGGAAGCCGAGCAAGGGCTGCGGCAGGACAACTGGCTGCTGTATCTTTACCATTCGAGGTTCCAGACGCAGCTGCCGCTAGCCCTTCAGGGTCTGGCTATCGACTCCTTCGGCTGGCTGGATTTTTCTAAGCTTTGGATTAAAAAATAA
- a CDS encoding MFS transporter: MFMQLDRNIKIRILTTFLTRCVEAMILPFMAIYFTQRLGAGIAGLLLLINLLVQITASLYGGYMADRYGRKKVMAIAQFIRFISVLVMTLANSPFLDSTWLTFSMMLLLSLCNGMFNPAAEAMLIDVSTKENRAFIYSINFWAINLSISIGAPIGGFLFATHRMELFIIMGLASLATLLLTLFLIRETHFPDAESRLQYSSNGPIRNMVLNYKLVAQDKLFIIYSVSGMLIRSLEIHLYNYISVRLQKEFEPQQLSMLDNFTFDLTGIRLVSLLQVENTLIIVCLAIWAASFVRRYRPARVMYIGVILYTLGFTVVGFSNSVWLLLISMLGATVGELMFTPIRQAYLAGIVKDHARSSYLAVNGLLGQFAGAFGAIGISLGAVLHSSYMAMIIFVMGMTGLLLTYYVFQRLAPGESRRQGSAPMAAKI, from the coding sequence ATGTTTATGCAGCTTGATCGCAATATTAAAATTCGGATTTTGACGACCTTCTTGACCCGCTGCGTAGAGGCGATGATTTTGCCGTTTATGGCGATTTATTTTACCCAGCGGCTGGGGGCGGGGATTGCGGGTCTGCTGCTGCTCATTAATTTGCTCGTGCAGATTACAGCGAGCCTATATGGTGGCTATATGGCAGATCGTTATGGACGCAAAAAGGTAATGGCAATCGCCCAATTCATCCGCTTTATTTCCGTGCTTGTCATGACGCTTGCCAATTCGCCCTTTCTTGATTCCACTTGGCTGACCTTCTCCATGATGCTGCTGCTTAGTCTTTGCAATGGCATGTTCAATCCAGCGGCTGAGGCTATGCTGATTGACGTCAGCACGAAGGAAAATCGCGCTTTTATTTATAGCATTAACTTCTGGGCGATCAATTTGTCGATTTCGATTGGCGCGCCAATCGGGGGCTTTCTGTTTGCGACGCATCGGATGGAGCTATTCATCATTATGGGACTGGCGAGTCTGGCTACCCTGCTGCTTACATTATTTTTAATTCGGGAAACCCATTTTCCAGATGCGGAAAGCCGGCTGCAATATAGCAGTAATGGCCCTATTCGCAATATGGTGCTGAATTACAAGCTGGTGGCGCAGGACAAGCTGTTTATTATTTATAGTGTCAGCGGAATGCTCATTCGCTCGCTGGAAATTCACTTATACAACTACATTAGCGTCCGCCTGCAAAAAGAGTTCGAGCCTCAGCAGCTATCCATGCTGGACAATTTTACTTTTGACCTGACAGGTATTAGACTTGTCAGTCTGCTGCAGGTAGAGAACACGCTCATCATCGTCTGCCTAGCGATTTGGGCAGCCAGCTTTGTCCGCCGGTATCGCCCGGCACGAGTGATGTATATTGGCGTTATTTTGTACACGCTTGGCTTTACGGTCGTCGGCTTCAGCAATTCCGTATGGCTACTGCTCATATCCATGCTGGGAGCGACGGTAGGGGAGCTTATGTTTACCCCGATTAGACAAGCTTATTTGGCTGGTATTGTGAAGGATCATGCGCGAAGCTCGTATTTAGCGGTGAATGGCCTGCTGGGGCAGTTCGCTGGCGCCTTCGGCGCTATTGGCATTAGTCTTGGTGCTGTGCTTCACTCCAGCTATATGGCAATGATTATATTCGTAATGGGCATGACCGGGCTGCTGCTGACGTATTATGTATTTCAGCGGTTGGCACCAGGGGAGTCGCGTCGGCAAGGTTCAGCACCTATGGCAGCGAAGATTTAG
- a CDS encoding VOC family protein yields the protein MSKKQWAGAMPAVQFRVARPTNQLAEVAAFYEQGLGLQRIGSFEGHAGYDGMMFGLPGVDYHLEFTQHVSGAPLATPSEDNLLVFYMEEREQQLLIAKRLLELGYPEVEPENPYWKQKGITIADPDGYRIVLQNSSGLS from the coding sequence ATGAGTAAAAAACAATGGGCTGGCGCGATGCCGGCCGTACAATTCAGAGTAGCAAGACCGACGAACCAATTGGCTGAGGTGGCCGCTTTTTATGAACAGGGACTTGGTCTGCAACGAATTGGCTCCTTCGAGGGGCACGCTGGGTACGACGGGATGATGTTCGGCCTGCCGGGGGTGGACTACCATTTGGAGTTTACGCAGCATGTCTCGGGGGCGCCGCTTGCAACACCATCCGAGGATAATCTGCTAGTGTTTTACATGGAGGAGCGCGAGCAGCAGCTATTGATCGCCAAGCGGCTATTGGAGCTGGGCTACCCTGAGGTGGAGCCGGAAAACCCTTACTGGAAGCAAAAAGGCATCACCATCGCCGATCCCGACGGCTATCGTATCGTGCTGCAAAATTCGTCTGGACTGAGCTAA
- a CDS encoding IS3 family transposase (programmed frameshift), whose translation MGTRVSYPVEVKMKAIELRLAGVPVKEVMEQLNIMNYTQLKVWMKWYKQGEAHRLEQPVGKQYSYGKGPKYDSEAARLETENRFLRQQIELFKKVQHHEKEWVVPEIIIAFIETSKSQMSIQGLCELLGVSRASYYRWRKQPVNKSDERLTERIRTLCVEHKFRYGYRKITASLSEETPVNHKAVQRIMQREGLQCKVKVKKRKQTGAPTYVADHLLKRQFKADKPLQKLVTDITYLPYGPKMLYLSSILDLFNGEVIAATIGDTQDTAFVLDTLSQLPTLPEDCMLHSDQGSVYTSAAYQQTVKGKGITMSMSRKGTPADNACIESFHATLKCETFYLDRLTCTTTAIVVQTVTDYIDYYNNIRIQTKLNNQSPSKYRQLAV comes from the exons GTGGGGACAAGGGTCAGCTATCCAGTAGAGGTGAAAATGAAGGCAATCGAATTGCGATTAGCCGGGGTTCCTGTAAAAGAGGTTATGGAGCAGTTGAACATCATGAATTACACGCAGCTAAAGGTGTGGATGAAATGGTATAAGCAGGGCGAAGCCCATCGACTGGAGCAGCCTGTGGGCAAGCAGTATAGCTATGGGAAAGGGCCTAAATATGATTCAGAGGCAGCAAGGCTGGAAACGGAGAATCGCTTTCTAAGGCAACAAATTGAACTTT TTAAAAAAGTACAACACCATGAAAAGGAGTGGGTTGTCCCAGAAATCATAATCGCCTTCATCGAGACTTCCAAGTCACAAATGAGTATTCAAGGCTTATGTGAACTCTTGGGCGTCTCAAGAGCAAGCTATTATCGTTGGAGAAAGCAGCCTGTGAACAAGAGCGATGAGCGTCTTACAGAACGTATTCGGACACTCTGCGTGGAACACAAGTTTCGCTATGGCTATCGTAAAATTACGGCTAGTTTGAGTGAGGAGACCCCTGTCAATCATAAAGCGGTTCAGCGTATCATGCAGCGAGAAGGCTTGCAATGCAAGGTGAAAGTCAAGAAGCGTAAACAAACAGGGGCACCTACCTATGTCGCGGATCATCTGCTCAAACGTCAGTTCAAAGCAGACAAGCCCTTACAAAAGTTAGTTACAGATATTACCTACTTGCCATATGGACCTAAAATGCTGTATCTTTCTAGCATTCTCGATTTATTTAATGGTGAGGTTATTGCTGCAACGATTGGAGATACCCAAGACACAGCGTTTGTCCTGGATACCTTAAGCCAGCTTCCAACTTTGCCAGAAGATTGTATGCTACACAGTGATCAGGGCTCTGTGTATACCTCCGCCGCCTATCAACAAACGGTAAAAGGAAAAGGCATTACCATGAGCATGTCCCGTAAAGGAACGCCCGCTGATAATGCCTGCATCGAATCGTTTCATGCCACCCTCAAGTGCGAAACGTTCTATCTCGACCGATTGACCTGTACAACGACGGCAATCGTTGTACAGACGGTCACAGACTACATTGATTATTATAACAACATTCGTATTCAAACGAAACTAAATAACCAGTCGCCTAGTAAGTACCGGCAACTGGCTGTTTAG
- a CDS encoding cytochrome P450: MKDKISIPHPPTYGPLGNLPLIDVNSPTLSLGALAEKYGPIFKFTAPGLSSLIVSGHELVAEVCDVTRFDKYVYNELQNVRAFGGDGLFTSWTHEPNWKKAHNILLPTFSKQAMKGYHSMMIDIADQLMLKWARLNPQDTIDVADDMTRLTLDTIGLCGFNYRFNSFYREDHAPFVKSMVRALNEAMLRGSRMKIQNMLMVKTKRRFEEDIQTMFTLVDKIIAERKAGSEPGQTDLLARMLEGKDPESGEMLDNENIRYQIITFLIAGHETTSGLLSFAIYFLLKHPEVLTKAQKEVDRVLTSKAPQYEEVLQLNYIRLILNESLRLWPTAPGFDVYAREDTSIGGKYPIPKGQSLSVLLPQLHRDPAAWGEDAELFRPERFEDMSKVPHHAYKPFGNGERACIGMQFALYEATLVLGMVLKQFDLLDYDNYTLDVKQTLTLKPGDFRIRVKHRQQVSTSVTVGITGVSETKPEASPFSAADKVVPGIVETPNGKGQLLVLYGSNLGAAESIARQITSTALGYGIQSETAPLNEWSGRLQGQGIVIIVTASYNGKAPYNASAFVEWLKGAGIDEGQAVRYAVLGCGDRSWSGTYQSIPRFIDEKLDAIGAERVVSRGEVDAGDDVEQQVKEWLAVMWRAVTEALGLEVNQIETAHPSSLQLQFVEGPPRVPYGKTYQAAYATVQNNRELQASESGRSTRHIEILLPEGISYQEGDHIGVLPLNGDINVDRILKRFGMDGSEMICLSTEGTHLTHLPLERSVNVRELLQSCVEIQLPVTRAQLQELAVHTVCPPHRRELEAMMEDERYTLHILGNRVTMLELLEQYAACELPFVRLLELLPPLKPRYYSISSSPLLHPREASITVGVVKDQAWNGKGEYAGVASNYLAERAPGDRVLLFVQTPESGFRLPEKAAVPIIMIGPGTGVAPFRGFLQARYALKKQGVTLGEAHLFYGCRSEMDFLYRAELMQFEQEGIVKLHTAFSREASEPKAYVQDLMKQVSSSLMNLMEQGAKIYVCGDGSRMAPAVEKTLKAAYMERYGATAEAGDRWLQQLEQDSRYVKDVWAGNSKPTVS, encoded by the coding sequence ATGAAAGACAAAATTTCTATTCCCCACCCCCCAACGTATGGTCCGCTAGGCAATTTACCCTTGATTGACGTAAATTCGCCCACCTTATCCCTTGGAGCTTTGGCAGAAAAATACGGGCCTATTTTCAAATTTACTGCACCGGGGCTATCGAGTTTAATTGTTTCAGGCCATGAGCTCGTGGCTGAGGTGTGCGATGTGACTCGATTTGATAAATATGTATACAACGAGCTGCAGAACGTTCGCGCCTTCGGCGGTGACGGGTTGTTTACAAGCTGGACGCATGAGCCGAACTGGAAAAAAGCGCACAACATCCTGCTGCCCACGTTCAGCAAGCAGGCGATGAAGGGATATCACTCTATGATGATAGACATCGCCGATCAGCTAATGCTCAAGTGGGCACGGCTAAACCCTCAGGATACGATTGATGTAGCCGATGATATGACGCGATTGACGCTGGATACGATTGGACTGTGCGGCTTCAATTACCGCTTTAACAGCTTTTACCGGGAGGATCATGCCCCCTTTGTCAAAAGCATGGTTCGCGCTTTGAACGAAGCGATGCTCAGAGGCTCGCGGATGAAAATTCAAAATATGTTGATGGTCAAAACAAAACGTCGTTTTGAAGAGGACATTCAGACGATGTTTACGCTGGTGGATAAAATCATTGCCGAACGAAAGGCAGGCTCGGAGCCGGGACAGACGGATTTATTGGCACGCATGCTGGAAGGCAAGGACCCGGAGAGCGGAGAAATGCTGGATAACGAAAACATTCGTTATCAGATCATTACCTTTCTGATTGCAGGTCATGAAACGACGAGCGGTCTGCTATCCTTTGCGATTTATTTCCTGCTGAAGCATCCGGAAGTGCTTACGAAGGCTCAGAAAGAAGTAGACCGCGTGCTGACAAGTAAAGCTCCGCAATATGAGGAGGTTCTCCAGCTTAACTACATCCGTCTCATATTAAATGAATCACTGCGGCTGTGGCCGACTGCTCCAGGGTTTGACGTTTATGCCAGAGAGGACACGAGCATTGGCGGGAAGTATCCCATCCCCAAGGGACAAAGTCTCAGTGTGCTATTGCCTCAGCTTCACCGTGATCCGGCTGCATGGGGAGAGGATGCAGAGCTTTTCCGGCCTGAGCGGTTTGAGGATATGTCCAAGGTTCCTCATCATGCTTACAAGCCTTTTGGAAATGGCGAACGCGCCTGCATCGGCATGCAGTTTGCCCTCTATGAAGCCACATTAGTACTAGGTATGGTACTGAAGCAATTCGACTTGCTCGATTACGACAACTACACATTGGACGTTAAGCAGACTCTGACGCTGAAGCCCGGTGATTTCCGAATTCGAGTGAAGCACCGTCAGCAGGTATCCACCAGTGTAACCGTAGGAATAACAGGAGTATCGGAAACAAAACCTGAGGCCTCTCCATTTAGTGCTGCGGATAAGGTTGTGCCAGGTATAGTCGAAACACCGAACGGCAAGGGACAGCTGCTTGTATTATATGGCTCAAATCTGGGCGCAGCGGAGAGCATTGCCCGTCAGATCACAAGTACGGCTCTTGGTTACGGCATCCAAAGTGAAACAGCTCCACTTAATGAATGGAGTGGACGACTGCAAGGACAAGGCATCGTCATTATCGTTACGGCTTCATACAATGGCAAGGCTCCTTACAATGCGTCGGCATTTGTAGAATGGCTGAAGGGGGCCGGAATAGATGAGGGGCAAGCTGTCCGATATGCGGTATTAGGCTGCGGAGACCGCTCCTGGTCGGGAACGTACCAGAGCATTCCACGCTTTATAGATGAGAAGCTGGATGCCATCGGCGCGGAAAGAGTTGTATCCCGGGGTGAGGTTGATGCAGGGGACGATGTGGAGCAGCAGGTTAAGGAGTGGCTGGCTGTGATGTGGCGGGCGGTTACGGAAGCGCTGGGTTTAGAGGTAAATCAGATCGAGACTGCCCATCCAAGCTCGCTTCAGCTCCAATTTGTTGAAGGACCGCCGCGAGTTCCATATGGGAAAACCTATCAAGCCGCCTATGCGACTGTTCAAAATAATCGCGAGCTGCAAGCCTCGGAAAGTGGACGCAGTACTCGCCACATCGAAATTCTCCTTCCCGAAGGCATCAGCTATCAAGAGGGTGATCACATCGGCGTGCTGCCTCTTAATGGGGATATAAATGTAGACCGCATTTTGAAGCGGTTTGGCATGGACGGCAGCGAAATGATTTGCTTAAGCACCGAAGGTACACATCTGACCCATCTGCCTCTTGAGCGATCCGTCAATGTACGTGAGTTGCTTCAATCCTGTGTGGAAATTCAGCTGCCCGTTACTCGTGCCCAGCTACAGGAGCTGGCTGTTCATACGGTCTGCCCGCCGCATCGCCGTGAGCTGGAGGCCATGATGGAGGATGAGCGCTACACGCTGCATATATTAGGCAATCGAGTAACGATGCTGGAGCTGCTCGAACAATATGCTGCCTGCGAGCTTCCTTTTGTCAGGCTGCTGGAATTGCTGCCTCCATTGAAGCCGAGGTATTACTCTATATCCAGTTCTCCGCTGCTCCATCCGAGAGAGGCTAGTATTACGGTAGGCGTCGTTAAGGATCAGGCATGGAACGGCAAAGGAGAATATGCAGGAGTTGCTTCTAATTATTTGGCAGAGCGTGCACCAGGCGACCGTGTTCTCCTATTTGTACAGACGCCGGAATCTGGATTTAGACTGCCTGAGAAGGCAGCTGTGCCAATAATCATGATCGGGCCTGGGACAGGAGTTGCTCCGTTCAGAGGATTTTTGCAGGCTAGATATGCTTTGAAAAAGCAAGGGGTGACGCTCGGAGAAGCCCATCTGTTCTATGGGTGCAGAAGCGAGATGGATTTCCTGTACCGAGCTGAGCTGATGCAGTTCGAGCAGGAGGGTATTGTTAAGCTGCACACCGCTTTCTCGCGCGAGGCTAGCGAACCGAAAGCCTACGTACAGGATTTAATGAAGCAGGTTTCTTCCTCGCTGATGAATCTCATGGAACAAGGCGCCAAAATATATGTGTGTGGCGACGGCAGCCGGATGGCTCCTGCGGTAGAGAAAACATTAAAGGCTGCTTATATGGAAAGGTATGGAGCAACAGCAGAAGCAGGTGACCGCTGGCTCCAGCAGCTAGAGCAGGACAGTCGGTATGTAAAGGATGTATGGGCTGGAAATTCCAAGCCTACAGTGTCATAA
- a CDS encoding TetR/AcrR family transcriptional regulator: protein MRTEMSSIKQTRLNSILDEATKLLIEKPNASMNEIADSAGIGIATLHRYVESREQLMIYLGLRAIEVVNETMRGIPMDEEHYENYIPMLIEALIPLGDKLHFIAHDSTINYNEEIIGADQKLREPVLHIIGLLQQKGYFRHDVDKNWIVNVLYSLLFLAWQQVVSGDIARKSAAALVVDTFYHGFKTP, encoded by the coding sequence ATGAGAACAGAAATGTCATCAATCAAGCAAACGAGGCTTAACTCCATTCTGGATGAAGCGACCAAGCTGCTTATTGAGAAGCCAAATGCGTCGATGAATGAAATTGCAGATTCGGCAGGAATCGGAATCGCTACGCTGCATCGATATGTGGAAAGCAGAGAGCAATTGATGATTTATTTGGGTCTGCGTGCAATCGAGGTTGTTAATGAAACGATGCGCGGTATTCCAATGGATGAGGAGCATTATGAAAACTATATCCCCATGCTCATTGAAGCGCTCATTCCATTGGGGGACAAGCTGCACTTCATTGCCCACGATTCAACCATTAATTATAACGAGGAAATTATTGGGGCAGATCAGAAGCTGAGGGAACCTGTGCTGCATATCATCGGCTTGTTGCAGCAAAAAGGTTATTTTCGCCATGATGTAGACAAAAACTGGATTGTGAATGTCCTGTATTCACTCCTTTTTCTAGCGTGGCAGCAAGTGGTGAGCGGGGACATTGCCAGAAAATCCGCAGCGGCACTGGTCGTGGATACCTTTTATCATGGCTTTAAAACCCCATGA
- a CDS encoding pentapeptide repeat-containing protein encodes MNNKNIVQYFYEHQFLPALNQKMTAIEEELQRHQEQWINQFLETFKRICLRIREMQDLDQKGPISLIHFCLLRRSMMDHSCYFIEAYSERWYENSTPLFEEYDAAWLYRSLPAFIQEMTESYEGFGESAKSTEFEAMMQKAVGCYHLFAVALLRAAMPEAVMLEEYKSIKRELALRISIGEYTDLSEDVLVDYQGLQDVKEIRRRLEERRASSSAYGCYRNLILPQVRAESSDLRYADFSGSHLQGSHFQRCDLMGTRWNGCLAPESDFRYSSLPEADFRHADLRGAVFDFVSGREPRDRLRTGLMGVRFDHADLEGASFIGANFGRTSFEGANLQHALFPRQIKDRYSFSEEQIHSIRWVD; translated from the coding sequence ATGAATAACAAGAACATTGTGCAATATTTTTATGAGCATCAATTTCTCCCGGCGCTGAACCAGAAAATGACTGCGATCGAAGAGGAGCTTCAGCGTCATCAGGAGCAGTGGATCAATCAGTTTCTGGAAACCTTTAAGCGTATATGCCTACGAATTAGGGAAATGCAGGACTTGGATCAAAAAGGGCCGATTTCGCTCATCCATTTTTGCTTGCTGCGCAGGTCGATGATGGATCATTCCTGTTATTTCATTGAAGCTTATTCGGAAAGATGGTACGAAAATTCGACACCGCTGTTTGAGGAATATGATGCCGCTTGGCTATATCGTTCGCTGCCGGCATTTATTCAGGAAATGACCGAATCGTACGAAGGATTTGGGGAATCCGCCAAGTCTACAGAGTTTGAAGCGATGATGCAGAAAGCAGTGGGTTGTTATCATTTATTTGCGGTTGCCTTGCTGCGGGCAGCTATGCCGGAAGCAGTTATGCTGGAGGAATATAAGTCCATTAAGCGAGAGCTTGCTTTGCGTATCAGCATTGGTGAATATACAGATCTGAGCGAGGATGTGCTGGTCGATTATCAAGGCTTACAGGATGTAAAGGAAATTCGCAGGCGGCTGGAGGAGAGAAGGGCGAGCAGCAGCGCTTATGGGTGCTACCGCAATCTGATACTGCCCCAAGTGCGGGCGGAATCAAGTGACCTGCGATATGCGGATTTCAGCGGCAGCCATTTGCAGGGCAGTCATTTTCAACGCTGTGATTTAATGGGGACAAGATGGAACGGCTGCCTGGCACCTGAGTCGGATTTTCGTTATTCGTCGCTGCCGGAAGCGGATTTTCGCCATGCTGATTTGCGCGGAGCCGTGTTTGATTTTGTGAGCGGCCGTGAGCCGAGAGACCGTCTTAGAACGGGGCTGATGGGTGTGCGCTTCGATCATGCCGATTTGGAAGGGGCGAGCTTCATCGGGGCGAACTTCGGCAGGACCAGCTTTGAAGGAGCAAACCTGCAGCATGCGTTATTCCCCCGTCAAATAAAAGACCGCTACAGCTTTTCAGAGGAACAGATTCATAGCATACGGTGGGTTGATTAA
- a CDS encoding GNAT family N-acetyltransferase, translating to MYSSKIQTQAELTIALHIRQLVFVEEQGTPLQDEFDEFDDYEALKDRVQHILVYYNEKPVGTGRLRAVDGFAKLERICLLPAYRKFGLGNVIVHALEDIAKGLGYTQFKLHGQQQAEGFYHKLGYQTVSDLFMEDGIPHVIMVKALAFEDDSP from the coding sequence TTGTATTCTAGCAAGATACAAACACAAGCAGAATTAACTATAGCTTTGCATATCCGGCAGCTCGTTTTCGTCGAAGAGCAAGGCACACCGTTGCAGGATGAATTTGACGAATTCGACGATTATGAAGCGCTGAAGGATCGCGTGCAGCATATTTTAGTGTATTATAACGAAAAACCGGTCGGAACTGGGCGTTTAAGAGCAGTAGATGGTTTCGCTAAGCTTGAGCGCATCTGTCTGTTGCCCGCTTATCGGAAATTTGGGCTTGGCAACGTAATCGTTCATGCGTTGGAGGACATAGCAAAGGGGCTCGGTTATACGCAGTTTAAACTGCATGGGCAGCAGCAAGCAGAGGGCTTTTACCATAAGCTGGGCTATCAGACCGTCTCAGACCTATTCATGGAGGACGGGATTCCGCATGTTATAATGGTAAAAGCATTAGCCTTCGAGGACGACTCTCCATAA